Proteins encoded within one genomic window of Camelina sativa cultivar DH55 chromosome 19, Cs, whole genome shotgun sequence:
- the LOC104765225 gene encoding uncharacterized protein LOC104765225 isoform X2: protein MSQLEAARKIYGEGTGDQRSSAKDGTETTPAADVTKKELLKAIDLRLAAVRQDLATACNRASAAGFNPISVSELSQFADRFGANRLNEACTKFITLCQRRPELMSSWRVNQEEEAIRSSWESDMSIDDPSEDPSRDLATNRNQQHREYQTGMEEESATGTNNCQQKSKLKPQTQSSNDEKDEEEEKSTVQNEPLVTQSRQLTRRLSVQERISMFENKQKENSGGKTAVAKSTELKRLSSDLSSAAGMEKVVVRRWSGASDMSIDLGNDRKDDTGDSPLCTPSSSSVSKDGSGTSSKLFVGYNKKEQNGLSHAANSHRTEEECTSNNGSDWGTDEVESQNSSSSFLRKDKEVGMKEPLSTNNQVGHQGYSQDGFSEKNSKYKFYEKNSRATSDHTGNATRNDEADNKMSDFESNRQNQIQFRDPRSHSLSKVHHLGGTEPNIISVQSNGGTAESPRKELLPSDRQSPLVEDRQRKTPVYGGSEQMKRPHSRRTENSSADVNTKPPEAINSVSDFSESDTLTQMSPTEQVQRARPSKGSQELNNELKVKANELEKLFAEHMLRVPGDQSSSVRRGKPGKPSEQAVTSQLRRPAAQDLSSVQISEQKTLAMPTLSSNDEDKFKTPPAMKMVVNNDYEDITRQTFPEISFSDNSRGKFYETYMQKRDAKLKEDWSCRRTEKEAKLKVMQDILDRSNAEMKTKFSQSTGRRDSDARRAEKLVYFSSKLSAKKDQHPISSFHSEEDEDVSRSTQNKKLQQNKNNLTARTTATSASRSAAKVSTPSAVRRRGQSEKLLAQSVPNFSEIKKEGVKPASGVGKNGVRTQGRNSIRPKAATEEEKLRRPKNFRKGAAELATDFSQLKSEDGVSVPLNELEQSERDFTNYAIGISSDNAQLKTSEGSDASDDIEKEGTGEALDDTEVEAFTDAENEMPRLSQESEEWGSTGIANGESTSQLDPGSNAELSADMASRHQTMGSLLDSPGENTVPWKSRVKHQYPNEASELDGSVDSPVGSPAFWNLSSLNHTENDTSQMRKKWGAAQKRVPAGNPSQNQCQQDVTKGLKRLLNFGRKNRAAESLADWISATTSEGDDDTDDGRDIANRSSEDLRKSRMGFLQSHPSGDSFNESELFNEQVQPTGAPLSFKLKEDQTSGTSAKAPRSFFSLSNFRSKGK from the exons ATGTCTCAGTTGGAGGCTGCCCGTAAAATTTATGGCGAG GGAACTGGTGATCAGCGATCTAGTGCAAAAG ATGGCACAGAAACTACACCAGCAGCTGATGTGACAAA AAAGGAGTTGCTGAAAGCTATTGATTTACGGCTTGCAGCAGTTAGACAGGACTTAGCAACTGCCTGTAATCGCGCATCGGCTGCTGGTTTCAACCCTATCAGTGTCTCCGAACTTAGTCAATTTGCTGATCGATTTGGGGCCAATCGCTTGAA TGAGGCATGCACCAAGTTTATCACACTTTGCCAGAGAAGGCCAGAGCTTATGAGCTCTTGGAGGGTCaatcaggaagaagaagcgatACGTTCGTCATGGGAATCTGATATGTCAATTGATGATCCCAGTGAAGACCCATCTAGAGACCTGGCGACTAACAGAAACCAACAACATAGGGAATATCAAACTGGTATGGAAGAGGAAAGTGCAACAGGAACCAACAACTGTCAgcaaaaatcaaagcttaagcCACAAACTCAAAGTAGTAATGATgaaaaggatgaagaagaggaaaaaagtaCTGTACAAAATGAGCCTTTAGTGACTCAGTCTAGGCAACTCACGAGACGGCTTAGTGTGCAGGAGAGGATCAGCATGTTTGAAAACAAGCAGAAAGAGAACTCTGGAGGGAAAACAGCTGTGGCAAAATCCACTGAGCTGAAAAGACTTTCTTCTGATTTATCATCTGCTGCAGGCATGGAAAAGGTTGTGGTACGAAGATGGAGTGGTGCTAGTGACATGAGCATTGATTTGGGAAATGACAGGAAGGATGATACTGGTGATAGTCCACTGTGTACTCCCTCGTCATCTTCAGTGTCTAAAGATGGAAGTGGTACATCCTCGAAACTATTTGTCGGCTACAATAAAAAAGAGCAGAATGGATTGAGCCATGCTGCGAATTCTCACAGGACTGAGGAAGAATGTACTTCCAACAATGGCAGTGACTGGGGAACGGATGAAGTAGAGTCTCAAAATTCAAGTTCTAGTTTCTTGCGAAAAGACAAGGAGGTAGGCATGAAGGAGCCATTGAGCACGAATAATCAAGTGGGACATCAGGGATATTCTCAGGATGGTTTTTCAGAGAAGAATTCCAAGTATAAATTCTATGAGAAGAATTCCAGAGCCACTTCGGATCACACAGGGAATGCAACTAGAAATGATGAGGCGGACAACAAAATGAGCGATTTTGAATCAAATAGGCAGAATCAGATACAGTTTAGGGATCCTCGGAGTCATTCATTGTCTAAAGTACATCACTTAGGTGGTACTGAACCTAACATCATAAGTGTACAGAGCAATGGAGGAACTGCAGAGTCTCCTAGGAAAGAGTTACTGCCTTCGGATAGGCAATCACCACTTGTTGAGGATCGCCAGAGAAAGACACCGGTTTATGGAG GTTCTGAACAGATGAAAAGGCCGCATAGTAGAAGGACTGAGAATAGTTCAGCTGATGTAAATACAAAGCCACCTGAAGCCATTAATAGTGTTTCAGATTTCTCCGAGAGTGATACTCTGACCCAAATGTCCCCGACAGAGCAAGTTCAAAGGGCAAGACCGTCTAAGGGAAGCCAAGAGCTGAATAACGAATTGAAAGTGAAAGCAAACGAGCTAGAAAAGCTATTTGCTGAACATATGCTCCGTGTGCCAGGGGATCAATCCAGTTCTGTCCGTAGAGGTAAGCCCGGAAAGCCGAGTGAACAGGCTGTGACTTCACAGCTGAGAAGACCTGCAGCACAGGATCTATCTTCTGTTCAAATTTCTGAACAGAAGACCTTGGCAATGCCAACTTTAAGCTCAAACGATGAAGACAAGTTCAAAACTCCGCCAGCAATGAAGATG GTTGTTAACAATGACTATGAAGATATCACGAGGCAAACATTCCCAGAAATCAGCTTTTCGGATAATTCGAGGGGAAAGTTCTATGAGACATATATGCAGAAAAGAGACGCAAAGCTGAAGGAAGACTGGAGTTGCAGAAGGACCGAGAAGGAAGCCAAATTGAAGGTGATGCAAGATATACTTGACCGCAGTAACGCTGAGatgaaaaccaaattttctCAGTCAACAGGGAGACGTGATTCAGATGCCAGACGTGCAGAGAAGCTTGTATACTTCAGTTCTAAGTTGAGTGCTAAAAAGGATCAG CATCCAATTAGCTCATTTCacagtgaagaagatgaggatgttTCCAGGAGCACCCAGAATAAAAAgctacaacaaaataaaaacaatttgacTGCTCGAACTACTGCTACATCAGCATCACGCTCGGCAGCCAAAGTTTCTACTCCCAGTGCTGTTAGGCGGAGAGGACAATCAGAAAAACTTCTTGCACAGTCAGTCCCTAACTTCTCCGAGATCAAAAAGGAAGGCGTGAAACCAGCCTCGGGAGTTGGAAAAAATGGTGTCCGCACCCAGGGGAGAAACTCTATCCGCCCAAAGGCTGCAACTGAAGAAGAGAAGTTGCGAAGGCCGAAAAATTTCAGAAAAGGTGCTGCTGAGTTGGCGACAGACTTTTCTCAACTGAAGTCAGAGGATGGTGTTTCCGTACCTCTAAATGAACTAGAGCAAAGCGAGAGGGATTTTACCAATTACGCCATTGGTATCAGCTCTGATAATGCGCAGCTGAAGACTTCAGAAGGATCTGATGCATCAGATGATATAGAGAAAGAGGGGACGGGAGAAGCACTTGACGACACGGAAGTGGAAGCTTTTACTGATGCAGAAAACGAGATGCCTAGACTAAGTCAGGAGTCTGAAGAATGGGGTAGTACTGGGATTGCAAATGGTGAATCTACTTCTCAGCTTGACCCTGGTTCAAATGCTGAATTATCTGCTGATATGGCTTCTAGGCATCAAACCATGGGTTCACTTCTGGACTCACCCGGAGAGAATACTGTTCCATGGAAGTCGCGGGTTAAGCATCAATATCCCAACGAGGCATCTGAACTTGATGGTTCAGTGGACTCTCCAGTGGGTAGTCCTGCTTTCTGGAACTTATCTTCCCTTAACCATACAGAGAACGATACAAGTCAAATGAGAAAGAAATGGGGAGCTGCTCAGAAACGCGTGCCTGCTGGTAATCCATCTCAAAATCAGTGCCAACAGGATGTGACAAAAGGATTGAAAAGGCTTTTGAATTTTGGAAGGAAAAATCGTGCGGCTGAGAGTTTGGCTGACTGGATATCTGCTACAACGTCTGAAGGCGATGATGATACTGACGATGGAAGAGATATTGCAAATCGATCATCAGAAGACTTGAGAAAGTCGAGAATGGGATTCTTACAGAGCCACCCCTCTGGTGATAGCTTCAACGAGAGCGAGCTATTCAATGAACAAG TCCAACCCACTGGCGCACCATTGAGCTTTAAACTGAAGGAGGATCAGACTTCAGGAACTTCTGCAAAAG CACCAAGGTCATTCTTTTCACTCTCCAATTTTCGTAGCAAAGGGAAATGA
- the LOC104765225 gene encoding uncharacterized protein LOC104765225 isoform X1, producing the protein MRPAIPLDYAVFQLSPKRSRCELFVSTSGNTEKLASGLVKPFVAHLKVAEEQVARDVQSIRLEVESSNKNAGTWFTKGTLERFVRFVSTPEVLELVSALDVEMSQLEAARKIYGEGTGDQRSSAKDGTETTPAADVTKKELLKAIDLRLAAVRQDLATACNRASAAGFNPISVSELSQFADRFGANRLNEACTKFITLCQRRPELMSSWRVNQEEEAIRSSWESDMSIDDPSEDPSRDLATNRNQQHREYQTGMEEESATGTNNCQQKSKLKPQTQSSNDEKDEEEEKSTVQNEPLVTQSRQLTRRLSVQERISMFENKQKENSGGKTAVAKSTELKRLSSDLSSAAGMEKVVVRRWSGASDMSIDLGNDRKDDTGDSPLCTPSSSSVSKDGSGTSSKLFVGYNKKEQNGLSHAANSHRTEEECTSNNGSDWGTDEVESQNSSSSFLRKDKEVGMKEPLSTNNQVGHQGYSQDGFSEKNSKYKFYEKNSRATSDHTGNATRNDEADNKMSDFESNRQNQIQFRDPRSHSLSKVHHLGGTEPNIISVQSNGGTAESPRKELLPSDRQSPLVEDRQRKTPVYGGSEQMKRPHSRRTENSSADVNTKPPEAINSVSDFSESDTLTQMSPTEQVQRARPSKGSQELNNELKVKANELEKLFAEHMLRVPGDQSSSVRRGKPGKPSEQAVTSQLRRPAAQDLSSVQISEQKTLAMPTLSSNDEDKFKTPPAMKMVVNNDYEDITRQTFPEISFSDNSRGKFYETYMQKRDAKLKEDWSCRRTEKEAKLKVMQDILDRSNAEMKTKFSQSTGRRDSDARRAEKLVYFSSKLSAKKDQHPISSFHSEEDEDVSRSTQNKKLQQNKNNLTARTTATSASRSAAKVSTPSAVRRRGQSEKLLAQSVPNFSEIKKEGVKPASGVGKNGVRTQGRNSIRPKAATEEEKLRRPKNFRKGAAELATDFSQLKSEDGVSVPLNELEQSERDFTNYAIGISSDNAQLKTSEGSDASDDIEKEGTGEALDDTEVEAFTDAENEMPRLSQESEEWGSTGIANGESTSQLDPGSNAELSADMASRHQTMGSLLDSPGENTVPWKSRVKHQYPNEASELDGSVDSPVGSPAFWNLSSLNHTENDTSQMRKKWGAAQKRVPAGNPSQNQCQQDVTKGLKRLLNFGRKNRAAESLADWISATTSEGDDDTDDGRDIANRSSEDLRKSRMGFLQSHPSGDSFNESELFNEQVQPTGAPLSFKLKEDQTSGTSAKAPRSFFSLSNFRSKGK; encoded by the exons ATGAGACCAGCTATACCTCTTGATTATGCTGTCTTCCAACTCTCTCCAAAGCGGTCAAg aTGTGAATTGTTTGTGTCTACTTCCGGGAATACTGAGAAACTTGCTTCTGGACTGGTGAAACCATTTGTTGCTCATTTGAAAGTTGCAGAAGAACAGGTCGCCCGTGATGTTCAGTCTATTAGGCTAGAGGTTGAAAGCAGCAACAAAAATGCTGGAACTTGGTTTACCAAAGGGACCCTCGAGAG GTTTGTACGTTTTGTTAGTACCCCAGAGGTTCTGGAATTGGTAAGCGCATTGGATGTGGAAATGTCTCAGTTGGAGGCTGCCCGTAAAATTTATGGCGAG GGAACTGGTGATCAGCGATCTAGTGCAAAAG ATGGCACAGAAACTACACCAGCAGCTGATGTGACAAA AAAGGAGTTGCTGAAAGCTATTGATTTACGGCTTGCAGCAGTTAGACAGGACTTAGCAACTGCCTGTAATCGCGCATCGGCTGCTGGTTTCAACCCTATCAGTGTCTCCGAACTTAGTCAATTTGCTGATCGATTTGGGGCCAATCGCTTGAA TGAGGCATGCACCAAGTTTATCACACTTTGCCAGAGAAGGCCAGAGCTTATGAGCTCTTGGAGGGTCaatcaggaagaagaagcgatACGTTCGTCATGGGAATCTGATATGTCAATTGATGATCCCAGTGAAGACCCATCTAGAGACCTGGCGACTAACAGAAACCAACAACATAGGGAATATCAAACTGGTATGGAAGAGGAAAGTGCAACAGGAACCAACAACTGTCAgcaaaaatcaaagcttaagcCACAAACTCAAAGTAGTAATGATgaaaaggatgaagaagaggaaaaaagtaCTGTACAAAATGAGCCTTTAGTGACTCAGTCTAGGCAACTCACGAGACGGCTTAGTGTGCAGGAGAGGATCAGCATGTTTGAAAACAAGCAGAAAGAGAACTCTGGAGGGAAAACAGCTGTGGCAAAATCCACTGAGCTGAAAAGACTTTCTTCTGATTTATCATCTGCTGCAGGCATGGAAAAGGTTGTGGTACGAAGATGGAGTGGTGCTAGTGACATGAGCATTGATTTGGGAAATGACAGGAAGGATGATACTGGTGATAGTCCACTGTGTACTCCCTCGTCATCTTCAGTGTCTAAAGATGGAAGTGGTACATCCTCGAAACTATTTGTCGGCTACAATAAAAAAGAGCAGAATGGATTGAGCCATGCTGCGAATTCTCACAGGACTGAGGAAGAATGTACTTCCAACAATGGCAGTGACTGGGGAACGGATGAAGTAGAGTCTCAAAATTCAAGTTCTAGTTTCTTGCGAAAAGACAAGGAGGTAGGCATGAAGGAGCCATTGAGCACGAATAATCAAGTGGGACATCAGGGATATTCTCAGGATGGTTTTTCAGAGAAGAATTCCAAGTATAAATTCTATGAGAAGAATTCCAGAGCCACTTCGGATCACACAGGGAATGCAACTAGAAATGATGAGGCGGACAACAAAATGAGCGATTTTGAATCAAATAGGCAGAATCAGATACAGTTTAGGGATCCTCGGAGTCATTCATTGTCTAAAGTACATCACTTAGGTGGTACTGAACCTAACATCATAAGTGTACAGAGCAATGGAGGAACTGCAGAGTCTCCTAGGAAAGAGTTACTGCCTTCGGATAGGCAATCACCACTTGTTGAGGATCGCCAGAGAAAGACACCGGTTTATGGAG GTTCTGAACAGATGAAAAGGCCGCATAGTAGAAGGACTGAGAATAGTTCAGCTGATGTAAATACAAAGCCACCTGAAGCCATTAATAGTGTTTCAGATTTCTCCGAGAGTGATACTCTGACCCAAATGTCCCCGACAGAGCAAGTTCAAAGGGCAAGACCGTCTAAGGGAAGCCAAGAGCTGAATAACGAATTGAAAGTGAAAGCAAACGAGCTAGAAAAGCTATTTGCTGAACATATGCTCCGTGTGCCAGGGGATCAATCCAGTTCTGTCCGTAGAGGTAAGCCCGGAAAGCCGAGTGAACAGGCTGTGACTTCACAGCTGAGAAGACCTGCAGCACAGGATCTATCTTCTGTTCAAATTTCTGAACAGAAGACCTTGGCAATGCCAACTTTAAGCTCAAACGATGAAGACAAGTTCAAAACTCCGCCAGCAATGAAGATG GTTGTTAACAATGACTATGAAGATATCACGAGGCAAACATTCCCAGAAATCAGCTTTTCGGATAATTCGAGGGGAAAGTTCTATGAGACATATATGCAGAAAAGAGACGCAAAGCTGAAGGAAGACTGGAGTTGCAGAAGGACCGAGAAGGAAGCCAAATTGAAGGTGATGCAAGATATACTTGACCGCAGTAACGCTGAGatgaaaaccaaattttctCAGTCAACAGGGAGACGTGATTCAGATGCCAGACGTGCAGAGAAGCTTGTATACTTCAGTTCTAAGTTGAGTGCTAAAAAGGATCAG CATCCAATTAGCTCATTTCacagtgaagaagatgaggatgttTCCAGGAGCACCCAGAATAAAAAgctacaacaaaataaaaacaatttgacTGCTCGAACTACTGCTACATCAGCATCACGCTCGGCAGCCAAAGTTTCTACTCCCAGTGCTGTTAGGCGGAGAGGACAATCAGAAAAACTTCTTGCACAGTCAGTCCCTAACTTCTCCGAGATCAAAAAGGAAGGCGTGAAACCAGCCTCGGGAGTTGGAAAAAATGGTGTCCGCACCCAGGGGAGAAACTCTATCCGCCCAAAGGCTGCAACTGAAGAAGAGAAGTTGCGAAGGCCGAAAAATTTCAGAAAAGGTGCTGCTGAGTTGGCGACAGACTTTTCTCAACTGAAGTCAGAGGATGGTGTTTCCGTACCTCTAAATGAACTAGAGCAAAGCGAGAGGGATTTTACCAATTACGCCATTGGTATCAGCTCTGATAATGCGCAGCTGAAGACTTCAGAAGGATCTGATGCATCAGATGATATAGAGAAAGAGGGGACGGGAGAAGCACTTGACGACACGGAAGTGGAAGCTTTTACTGATGCAGAAAACGAGATGCCTAGACTAAGTCAGGAGTCTGAAGAATGGGGTAGTACTGGGATTGCAAATGGTGAATCTACTTCTCAGCTTGACCCTGGTTCAAATGCTGAATTATCTGCTGATATGGCTTCTAGGCATCAAACCATGGGTTCACTTCTGGACTCACCCGGAGAGAATACTGTTCCATGGAAGTCGCGGGTTAAGCATCAATATCCCAACGAGGCATCTGAACTTGATGGTTCAGTGGACTCTCCAGTGGGTAGTCCTGCTTTCTGGAACTTATCTTCCCTTAACCATACAGAGAACGATACAAGTCAAATGAGAAAGAAATGGGGAGCTGCTCAGAAACGCGTGCCTGCTGGTAATCCATCTCAAAATCAGTGCCAACAGGATGTGACAAAAGGATTGAAAAGGCTTTTGAATTTTGGAAGGAAAAATCGTGCGGCTGAGAGTTTGGCTGACTGGATATCTGCTACAACGTCTGAAGGCGATGATGATACTGACGATGGAAGAGATATTGCAAATCGATCATCAGAAGACTTGAGAAAGTCGAGAATGGGATTCTTACAGAGCCACCCCTCTGGTGATAGCTTCAACGAGAGCGAGCTATTCAATGAACAAG TCCAACCCACTGGCGCACCATTGAGCTTTAAACTGAAGGAGGATCAGACTTCAGGAACTTCTGCAAAAG CACCAAGGTCATTCTTTTCACTCTCCAATTTTCGTAGCAAAGGGAAATGA